The genomic DNA TTTCTGTAGATGCATGTTTGCCCGAGTACAAATATGTTTCcattgttgatgatgattgcttccCCCACCACAAGTTTTCCCCTGTTGTTCCTCCAACTGTTAAACTTCTTTCGCGTCCGTTTATGCTCGATTGCTCTCACGGATTGGTGTGTTTGCACGGATGGACTCGAGATCGAGTGAACAGAAAGAAGAGACTGGTTGTTGTTTGGAATCCACTAATTGGGAAAGCTGTTGGTATAGAGATACCGGATCGAGCCGATATTGTTATTGGTTTTGGGGTGTGTCCTAAAACTAGCGACGCTAAGATTGTCAAGATTTCACGTTTTGTCGAGGCCACGGCTGAGGTGTTCACATTAAGCTCTGGGGCTTGGAGAAGTGTGCCGATGAACAAGCCGCTTAAGTCTGAATCGTTGCATTTCCGGAATACACAGGTGGTTATAGATGGGGTTATTTATTGGCTCACTTATGATAATAATATTACAGATAAACTTACGTTTTATTCGTTTGATTTGGCAAGTGAAGAATTTGGAGAAGCAATAGACTTTCCTTATAACTTAGCAGGACGCTCTGGAAGGCTGTACAATATGTCTAAGATCAATGATTCTCTTGTGGTGCTTAGTCATCACTGTATTGTTACTAATTCAACACCGAAACTATTTTGTGACGtattgatgatgttgaaaaatggTGTTCCAAAACCTTCCTTTACAGAACTATTCACTGTTAACGACGTTGGGCTTAATAGTATGATTGGATTTAGGAAGAATGGCCAACCGATAATAGATCAGACGAAGACGCATGGATATGATGGTGAACTAGAAGTTTATAACCTCTGCTCGGAACGCATCAACGGTCTTGGGATTTATGGGTCGCTCTTCAGGATGACCTCCTACAAAGAGTCGCTACTTTTGCTTAATCATTCTGATTCTATCATTCACTCATAGATGATGAATCTACTTTTAAttcctagttttttttttttttttttttttttttttttttttttttgttactgtTCTATTTTGGTTTTTATAGTTTTTAGTTTAGCTTTCATCAGACTTAAtggtaactttttttattatcatCTAATTGAAACATGCTTCTAGTATATGTTTAAATCCTGCTTGATTTATAATCTCATAAGCAAAAATAGATGGTGGCTCCTTCAGGTTATTTTTGTTCTCAAACTGCAGTCACCATACAACAATTGCAGCGCTGATCATTGTTTTGTGTGGTTCTGTTAACTAGTATTCTTGTAACTGTTCTCAACTTCTCATGACTCGTATCATCAATTCTGAAACTTCGAACTCAATATAATACATACTTGTCGATAAGCGCTTCAGTTTAGTTGTCTattttttgacccgtttaacattTATTTACTATAATCTGACATGTTTTACCCATTTTAATTTAGATTGatatattttgacccatttaatatatatttaccaTATTTTGGCACATTTGACCACCATAAGAATAACTATTAATGACAAAATACCCATGCTTGATCTTAAAACTGTGTCTCATACCTAGCTTAATACCCGTTGTGTATATCGTGTATACCCGCAGGTATCAGGTACACTCATTACTAGAAGTGGCAAATATAACCCAAAGACAAACTTTTGGGTAATAATTTGATAGGATTATTTGTCTGAAACGATTCGATTTCAAATCACCTCATCTCATCTGGTTGTTGTAATGAATTGATTTTGTATCGTGTCTTGGTTTTGTGCTAATTGCTTGAAGGTTAGTTCTATATAAACCTACGATCTGATGAGCTGTTAGTTCAAACACCGTTGCAACAAGTAGGCAAACACACACGCTAATGTTTGCTTTGTATTGAGTCATATTCTAGCGAACGGATCTAGTATAAAAAAATATAGCATAAAAAATTCAGCGCAAAAGTAGTACAAAAAATGTAGCACAAAAAtcttatacaacatagaaataaaCACAATTTTTCGagtttttacatttttttatattttttatagcAATATAATACTTAAACTAAAGATAAAAAATGTTCGATTTTATGgtgcaattttttttaaatgtcgtataaaaaagttatggacgtttATAAAACGAGAGGAATATGAATGTGTCTTGCATGTGAAGAGACATAGTCAATAAATAGGTTTTTTTTCCAAGAATGCTCTTGCACTCTTTTTTTTTCCCCTACATTTTCATATTAGACATTGATTTGAAAATGAAAGGTTAAGATCCTTTCTTATATTAATTAGGCaaaattaactttttattttacCGAACAAAATAATATGAAGAAGAAAATAGAGTCCCCTAAacaaaactagaaaaaaaaaaaaaaatcgagagCACCAATATGATATTAGCTCACTTGTTAGATCTTAAGTTCAAAACCTTAGTTTAATTTAGATTTATCCGTGCAATGCCTATTACTCCAAGTAAGGCCAAATAATGTGGTCATGACCCTCTACTAGGACtacaaacgaaccaaacgtttggtgaacagttcgtgaaccgctcagtgggaagttcgtttgtgttcgttcgtttattaaacaaacgaacacgaacaagaaatttaaacatgaacaaaggtcgtgttcgttcgtttatgttcatgaacgttcggtaacgtgttcgtttgcaTTCGATAGTTCAGCAGTGGTTttggtttttatatttattaaatacttcaaagttctgaaaaattaaatatctaatatgtatgagtgtattatatattttgttcatgaacgattgtttgtgttcgtttgtttttaTTTGGGCTCATGAACATTATTTTGCGCAtatttgtgttcgtcaacgttcgtttttattcattgcctaaaattaacaaacaaacacaaacgaacacgaacaagttcattttcttaacaaacgaacatgaacacaaaaCCTCGTTAACACGAACacaaaatctcgttcgataagtgttcttGAACGATttgcgaacacatatatttcttaacaaatgaacacgaacaaggtcttgttcgtgttcgttcggttcgttcgCAGCCCTACCCTCTACATAGACGTCATGTCACCCACCTCAAATCCAACATCCAAAACCACTATACTAAGGATTTTGTAATGATCCAAACCACTTTCTCTTTTATtattttaagagtaaattacgattttggcccctatggttatatcacttttacccttttagcccaaaaaagaataTTTGAACATCTGAGCctccaacgtcttttttctaacctttttggcccctaacactaaccccatccattaaatgttaggggccaaaatggttagaaaaaaagacgttaggggccaaaagggttaaaaaaaagGGTAAACGTGATATAAGCACAGATGttaaaaaaaaggtaaaaaaaaaggccaaaaaggctcagatgttaaatttttttttttttgactgaAAGGGTAAAGGTGATACaagccaaaaacgtaatttactacTGTAACCTTCCTTTCATCATGTTCAACAAATCATATTCCAACAACCATGACCACAAAACCTTTAGTGCAACTCTTAATACAAATCGATATAAGGTACAAGAACCACTTGTGTCGTGTATGAAGTGGGTGTTTGGCATTCCTTCTCAAAActgacttattaacttatataagtcataAGTGAGAAGTCAGAAAAAATGACTTCTTAACACACAAAAGCTACCAAAATAAACTAAACatacaacttattaacttttattaacttttataagtcaataagtgttgcttcaaaataagctaacccaaacacacTTAGTAAACCATAACCTTACTCTGGTATATGGCTTCTGCTCGTCGACATCGCTGGTGGCTGCTGGTTCGTTGGTTGCCTGTTTGCTTATTAGGTAACTTAAGCCATATCAGTTGTACAACAGGTATTTTCTTTTCATATTCGATTACTTCTCATAAACTTCATAAGCCGTTGTTCATTACTGGATTTGGGTAAATTGGCATCAATACTTCAAACAAATGTGTGCAATGAATTTTCGTTGTTAAACTCACTAACCTAATTGCTTCTGTTCCAACCCTAACCCCTTTCATTTTCATCCGTTTTTTGTTTCTGTTACATGGTTTTGTTGTTATTGTTTAGTGTGTAGACTAAACATATTCCCATAGTAGCTAGCTAGCTAATTTTGCAGCTAATAAGGGTATCCTAGTAAGATGGATAGAATTAGCAAGCTTCCAATAGGCATAATAGAAACTATCTTATGTTTCCTACCCATTcaagaggcagcaaggacaagTATCCTCTCTAGGGAATGGAGATACCATTGGACCAAAATCCCTAAACTTGTGTTTAACGAGTATACGTTTGAAGTGTCGACCGATAGGGCTGAGCCGTCTGTTTTGGAACAAACGTTTGACAAACCAAGTAAAAGGAGAGAAATGCACAAGAGGTGTAAGTTTTTCTACGCGATATACCAAGTTCTCCTTATGCACGAGGGTCCAATAAACGAGTTCACTCTTTCTATGTGGGTAGATACCTCGTGTGTTGAGATTGACCAAATACTACGTCATTTATCGAAGAAAAATACTCTCAAGAtattaaaacttgaattttgtacGGGAGGTGATGTGGGGTATAAGTTACCCATTTCTCTCTTCTCTTTACACCAATTAACAAGTTTGTCTCTCAGTGGTTGTGCTCTTTACCAACAACGTTCATTCAATGAATTTGGTTATCTTACAACCTTACATTTGGAAAGTGTATGGATGTATGAGAAAATGCTTCTGCGTCTTTTATCCAGCTGCCCATTTCTTAAGAGATTGGCTCTTGTAAGTTTACAACAATCAAAATTTAATTCCCATGGTCTTCCTCTTCCATAACTTGTCTAAATATTGTAATTTATGCAGGGTCATGGGATGACAATTCTCTATGATGTTGAAGGTTCCACCATTGTTGATCTATTCGGGTGTGTACCAGTGATTGAATATCTTTATGTTGTGGTATTCGGATTGGAGGTAATTTTATCTACATGATATATACTTGATTAGACTTTGGTTTGCTTATTAGTTATCACTAATCTTTGTTTTGGCTATGGCTCAAGGATTTTCTTCCAAAGAGACTTCCGAAAAAGCTCCCGACATCATTAGTCCACTTGAAATATTTGTGTGTGACTGTGGATACTCTTTGTTTTACTAACATATATGGGTTACCTTTTCTTGCTCTTCTGTTTAGAAGCTCCCCTAATCTGGAGACAGTTAAGCTAGTGGTAAATAACAAGAATCTATGTCGTATTCTACTTGTTTTGATTCTTATCTCAACATACACTCACACAAGACACTTCTTCATGTAGATGTGGGGGGAAGAACCTTACGTTGATGAAGATGATTTGGGCTCTTTTACACTTGATGATTATTCAGACATTACGTTGGAGCATTTGAAAGAATTTGAGATTCTAGATTTTACTGACTCGGAGAATGAGTTGGATTTTGTGAGGCTTATATTAGCCAAGTCACCTGTACTAAAGAAAATGACGGTTACCCCACATTATTTTTTTGATAAAGATGAAGAATCAGTCTCAGAGGTTTCAGAAATCCTTTTTTGCTCCCCATGCGCATCACCTGTCGTAGAAATCATCGTGGGACGGTACAAATCCAATTATTGGTGCCCTTGGTGATCTTATTCTCTGTTGTTAACTCTAGTGAAATGAATAAATTTGTTTCGTTCTGATATGAGGTTTTGAGTCTGATGATCTTTTGTAtcttaaatttttttaaaattttatatgcTTTTCGGGTCTTGAAGTTGTGATTGGGAATGGGAAGGCATATGCTTATTTACCATAACCACTGGAATAATAAGCCCCCTCAACTTACTTAGACCACGCGATGTGGGCGTTGTTTAGTGGCGTTTAGGCCTTTTCACGCCGGACACACTACCCCGGCAACGTCGTGGAAGGCGGCGTTGAGGTTGGGGAGAGAGGGTTTCCACCGGTGTGGAGGTAAAGAGTGAGTTGGCGTGGCGTTGACTCATTGGCGTGGCATTTAGCTGTTGGACCCCAACTGTAGaactaaaaaaatattttaacccACCTATATAAAAAAAACTCAACCTTTCACCATTATTCACCTCACTTTCTTCTACCTAACTCCGTTTCAACGTTAATttaggagtttttttttttttggcattttAATACACTTTGGAAACCGGTTGACCCATTTGATCCTTAAGATAAATCATAAACGCTTTTTTGGCTAAACCGAGTCAGTTGAAACTGGGTTTGAAGTGAAAGGATCAGGTTCGATAGGGTTCAAACCTTGTGGGTCTGTTAGGGTCTAAGCCAGGTTAATCAAAAATTGGTTTCAAAAGCAAGTCGGGTTCGGGTTCAAACCCGGAGTTGGTACCCAATCCATGACGAACACTACCTAAGGATTTACAACACATAGGATCGGATACTGCACCAATTATCCCAAACATATAGCATGATGAAATACAGTCATCATCACAAAATGACAGAATCAGAGTGGTTAAGCAGAAGTAGTGATTCTGTGTAATAGGTCTTCATGATATACGAATCAAAGGAAACAGACACTGGAAGATAATTGTGGTGTTCCGAGTAGGAATCGTAAACTTCAAGTGTCGTTCCTATTAAATTATCATGCCTCATGCTTAAGTGCTCCGTTATCATTTGACCATTCTTCTTGAATCCAATTATTCTATCATTTGTTCGCTTTAAGCTAACGGAGAAtacttttttaaaccaagataTTGGATCACCAGTTTTTATCAAGGTCCATACATCAGAAACCAGGGCAGCCTCAGCCTCATTGTAAATAAGCACAGCAAGCGAACCTTTAAAGTTCAAGATGGACAGATGTGTAGAGTGTTGTAAACTATCTGGAAGCTGTAGAAGTGCACTTAGATATCTGTGACAGGTTAGGAAGTTGATTTGGATGCTAATAAACTTATATTGTATTTCGTTGAGATTTGAAACTTATTTTTTATAAGGTTGATCTTAAATTTGGCTTGTAATATggtaggttgaacttattttcaATATGTCTTTTTGAACTATTGACTCGTATCTTAAACTATTGAATTTTGAAGcaatgtattaatatttaattttaagtTCGAGCCTAatcgagccgagccggctcgatTAAAAACCAACCCGAGCTTGAGCTAAAATTTTTAGCTCGATTTCAAATCCGAGCCAAACCGAGCCGGTTTGGTTTATAATCAAGCCGAGCctgagcttggcctggctcggctagGTTTATATTGCGGtagttttaatgttttattattgcTATTCGTACATGTTGGTTGGATCAATAGCTGAATTCGAAAAACCATAACCTTAAGGAGCAACCATCTGATTTTGCTTATGAGATTATAAATCAAGCAGGATTTAAACATATACTAGAAGCATGTTTTCAATTAGATGATGATAAAAAAGCTACCATTAAGTCTGATGGAAGCTAAACTAAAAgctataaaaaaaacaaacaaaatagaacagtacaaaaataagaaaaataggATTTAAAAAGTAGATTAATCATCTATGAGTGAATGATAGAATCAGAATGATTAAGCAAAAGTAGTGACTCTTTGTAGGAGGTCATCATAAAGGCCGACCCATAAATCCCAAGACCGTTGATGCGTTCCGAGTAGAGTTCATAAACTTCTAGTTCAACATCATATCCACCTGTCTTCGTCCGATCCACTATCGGTTGGCCATTCTTCCTAAATCCAATCATGCTATCAACCTCAACGTCGTTAACAGTGAATAGTTTTGTAAAGGAGGGTTTTGAAACACCATTTTTCAACATCATCCATACGTCACAGAATGGTTTCGGTGTTAAATTAGTAACAACCCAGTGATGACTAAGCACAACAAGAGAATCGTTGATCTTAGATATACCGTACTTCCTTCCAGAGCCTCCTGCTAAGTTATGAGGAAAGTCTACAGCTTCACCAAATTTTTCACTTGCCAAATCAAATGAATACAACCTAagtttatatgtaattttatcaTAAGTAAGCCAATGAATAACCCCATCGATAACCACCTGTGAATTCTGGAAGTGCAATGATTTAAACGGAATATTCATCGGTACACTTCTCCAAGCCCCAGAGCTTAATCTGAAAACCTCAGCCTTAGCCTCGGCCTTGCTATCGAAAAAACGTGAAAGCTTGATGATCTTAGGGTCGCTAGTTTTAGGACACACCCCAAAACCAATAACAATATAGGCTCGATCCGGATCCGGTATCTCTATACCGACAGATTTCCCAATTAGTGGATTCCAAACAACAACCAGTTTCTTTCTGTTCACTCGATCCCGAGTCCATCCGTGCAAACACACCAATCCGTGAGAGCAATCGAGCATAAACGGAAGCGGATGAAGTTTAACAGTTGGAGGAACAACAGGAGAAAACTTGTGGTGGGGGAagttatcatcatcaacaatGGAAACATATTTGTCCTCAGTACCTCCTGTTATGTACCTTACCAGTAGATGTTGCGGCTGAGTCTTGTTGTTGAGTGCGTGATGAGTGATGAATTCAGAGCTATCGATCAGTGACTTCCATTGCTTTGAAACTGATCTGAACCGAAGCAAAGATT from Helianthus annuus cultivar XRQ/B chromosome 7, HanXRQr2.0-SUNRISE, whole genome shotgun sequence includes the following:
- the LOC110867740 gene encoding F-box/FBD/LRR-repeat protein At1g13570-like isoform X1 → MDRISKLPIGIIETILCFLPIQEAARTSILSREWRYHWTKIPKLVFNEYTFEVSTDRAEPSVLEQTFDKPSKRREMHKRCKFFYAIYQVLLMHEGPINEFTLSMWVDTSCVEIDQILRHLSKKNTLKILKLEFCTGGDVGYKLPISLFSLHQLTSLSLSGCALYQQRSFNEFGYLTTLHLESVWMYEKMLLRLLSSCPFLKRLALGHGMTILYDVEGSTIVDLFGCVPVIEYLYVVVFGLEDFLPKRLPKKLPTSLVHLKYLCVTVDTLCFTNIYGLPFLALLFRSSPNLETVKLVMWGEEPYVDEDDLGSFTLDDYSDITLEHLKEFEILDFTDSENELDFVRLILAKSPVLKKMTVTPHYFFDKDEESVSEVSEILFCSPCASPVVEIIVGRYKSNYWCPW
- the LOC110867740 gene encoding F-box/FBD/LRR-repeat protein At1g13570-like isoform X2; translation: MTKRCKFFYAICQVLLKHQGPIHEFTLSMRANGSCVEIDHILLNLARRNTVKKLKLDLNGEYKLPVSLFSLHRLTDLQLKDCYLACDPSFNGFGSLTVLYPEGLIIDENRLLRLLSSCPLLKRLTLGHGMTILYDVEGSTIVDLFGCVPVIEYLYVVVFGLEDFLPKRLPKKLPTSLVHLKYLCVTVDTLCFTNIYGLPFLALLFRSSPNLETVKLVMWGEEPYVDEDDLGSFTLDDYSDITLEHLKEFEILDFTDSENELDFVRLILAKSPVLKKMTVTPHYFFDKDEESVSEVSEILFCSPCASPVVEIIVGRYKSNYWCPW
- the LOC110866177 gene encoding F-box protein At2g14710, producing MSDNIPFELQAEIIKRILPVKSLLRFRSVSKQWKSLIDSSEFITHHALNNKTQPQHLLVRYITGGTEDKYVSIVDDDNFPHHKFSPVVPPTVKLHPLPFMLDCSHGLVCLHGWTRDRVNRKKLVVVWNPLIGKSVGIEIPDPDRAYIVIGFGVCPKTSDPKIIKLSRFFDSKAEAKAEVFRLSSGAWRSVPMNIPFKSLHFQNSQVVIDGVIHWLTYDKITYKLRLYSFDLASEKFGEAVDFPHNLAGGSGRKYGISKINDSLVVLSHHWVVTNLTPKPFCDVWMMLKNGVSKPSFTKLFTVNDVEVDSMIGFRKNGQPIVDRTKTGGYDVELEVYELYSERINGLGIYGSAFMMTSYKESLLLLNHSDSIIHS